One part of the Anguilla anguilla isolate fAngAng1 chromosome 11, fAngAng1.pri, whole genome shotgun sequence genome encodes these proteins:
- the zgc:174906 gene encoding uncharacterized protein zgc:174906: MVETPEGGAALLRSRKPSLIEALSADADHVLQHADSLSLLSLGEYRRIKALADPSQKVRDLLDCVIQKGRGPADAFLEFLGKADTRDTFPTLSVILQRAELPQEAQEKANTKRKRKSEEKATEMFCKKQKCEAGSELVTEKQMMLVARCLGRDWKQLGRVALGVSTVRLEQIEEENPRDHVERVFAMLRVWRDRERWTATAARLHALLSADECGPPPESVDFLLDPA, translated from the exons ATGGTGGAGACGCCAGAAGGGGGCGCCGCTCTGCTGCGCAGCCGCAAGCCGTCGCTGATCGAGGCCCTGAGCGCCGACGCGGACCACGTGCTGCAGCACGCCGActccctgtccctgctctcCCTGGGGGAGTACCGGCGGATCAAAGCGCTGGCCGACCCCTCGCAGAAGGTCCGCGACCTGCTGGACTGCGTCATACagaaggggcggggccccgCCGACGCCTTCCTGGAGTTTCTGGGGAAGGCCGACACGCGGGACACTTTCCCCACGCTGTCCGTCATCCTGCAGCGGGCGGAGCTTCCTCAGGAGGCCCAAG agaAAGCCAACaccaaaaggaaaaggaaaagtgaGGAGAAGgcaacagaaatgttttgcaaGAAACAGAAATGCGAAGCCG ggtcgGAGCTGGTGACGGAGAAGCAGATGATGCTGGTGGCGCGGTGCCTGGGCCGTGACTGGAAGCAGCTGGGCAGGGTGGCGCTGGGGGTCTCCACGGTCCGGCTGGAGCAGATCGAGGAGGAGAACCCCAGGGACCACGTGGAGCGGGTGTTCGCCATGCTGCGGGTGTGGCGCGACAGGGAGCGCTGGACCGCCACCGCCGCCCGCCTGCACGCGCTCCTGTCCGCCGACGAGTGCGGCCCGCCTCCCGAGAGCGTCGACTTCCTCCTGGACCCCGCCTGA